One Oryza brachyantha chromosome 3, ObraRS2, whole genome shotgun sequence DNA segment encodes these proteins:
- the LOC102722841 gene encoding digalactosyldiacylglycerol synthase 2, chloroplastic-like → MSTRRHFAVFTTASLPWMTGTAINPLFRVAYLAKDGDREVTLVIPWLSLRDQELVYPNKTVFDSPLEHEAYVRRWIEERVSFRPSFSIKFYPAKFSKELRSILPVGDITECIPDEVADVAVLEEPEHLNWYHHGRKWKAKFRRVIGVVHTNYIAYVKREKNGQAIACFMRYMNTWVTRIYCHKIIRLSGATQDLPRSVVCNVHGVNPKFLEVGKLKLKQLQNGEIAFTKGAYYIGKMVWGKGYKELLDLLSKYQSKLAGLEVDLYGSGEDSDEVRKSAEQLSLAVKVHPGRDHADPLFHDYKVFINPSTTDVVCTTTAEALAMGKIVICANHPSNEFFKQFPNCHIYDNEEEFVQLTLNALAEQPAPLTDMQRYDLSWEAATERFMEAAELNLPVSAEPKIHQTSKASLPAFLRTRKLKQSLEDASVYLHQALSGLEVTRRAFGAVPKTLQPDEQLCRDLGLAPPSKKRRLKLKLTT, encoded by the exons ATGTCGACGAGGCGGCATTTTGCGGTATTCACCACGGCGAGCCTCCCATGGATGACAGGGACGGCCATCAACCCGTTGTTCCGGGTGGCCTACCTCGCCAAGGACGGGGATAGGGAGGTCACGTTGGTCATCCCCTGGCTCTCTCTGAGGGACCAAGAATTGGTTTACCCAAACAAGACGGTGTTCGATTCGCCTCTGGAGCATGAGGCCTACGTCCGTCGCTGGATCGAGGAGAGGGTCAGCTTCAGGCCTTCCTTCAGCATCAAGTTCTACCCTGCCAAG TTTTCTAAAGAACTGAGAAGTATTCTACCTGTTGGAGATATCACAGAATGTATTCCAGATGAAGTGGCTGACGTTGCTGTTCTGGAAGAACCTGAACATCTCAACTGGTACCACCATGGGCGCAAATGGAAAGCTAAGTTCAGGCGAGTGATAGGTGTGGTTCACACAAATTATATAGCATAtgtgaaaagagaaaagaatggACAAGCGATTGCCTGTTTCATGAGGTACATGAACACCTGGGTTACCCGGATTTATTGCCACAAG ATAATCAGATTGTCAGGTGCCACTCAAGATCTGCCCAGATCTGTTGTATGCAATGTCCATGGCGTGAATCCAAAATTTCTTGAGGTAGGCAAACTAAAGTTGAAGCAGCTGCAGAATGGGGAAATAGCCTTCACAAAGGGGGCGTACTACATTGGGAAGATGGTATGGGGTAAAGGATACAAGGAACTTCTGGACCTGCTGTCCAAATATCAGAGCAAATTGGCGGGTCTAGAAGTAGATTTGTATGGTAGTGGTGAAGATTCAGATGAAGTCCGAAAATCTGCAGAACAATTGAGTTTGGCTGTGAAGGTTCACCCAGGACGTGATCATGCAGATCCCCTATTCCATGA TTACAAAGTATTCATCAATCCTAGCACAACAGATGTGGTCTGTACAACCACTGCCGAGGCCCTTGCAATGGGAAAAATTGTCATATGTGCCAATCACCCTTCAAACGAGTTCTTCAAGCAGTTCCCTAACTGCCACATCTATGACAATGAGGAGGAATTTGTACAACTAACTCTGAATGCTCTAGCAGAGCAGCCTGCTCCATTGACAGACATGCAGAGGTATGACCTATCTTGGGAGGCAGCGACCGAGAGATTCATGGAAGCTGCCGAGCTGAACCTTCCGGTCTCAGCAGAGCCAAAAATCCATCAAACATCCAAGGCCTCTCTCCCTGCTTTTCTGAGGACTCGTAAGCTGAAACAAAGTTTGGAGGATGCATCAGTTTACCTACACCAAGCACTGTCCGGACTGGAAGTCACCCGTCGTGCCTTCGGTGCTGTTCCAAAGACGCTGCAACCTGATGAGCAGCTGTGCAGAGATCTTGGTTTGGCTCCTCCCTCCAAGAAAAGAAGGCTGAAACTGAAGCTGACTACGTGA